AACTGCTCGGCATCAGTCAGCCGGCGGTCAGCAAACAGATCAAAACGCTCGAGGAAGACCTGGGGGTGGTGCTCTTGCACCGCGATTCGGTCGAGCCGACGGAAGCGGGGCGGATTGTCTACCGGAAGGGAAAAGAGCTCTTGTATGCCTGGGACGAGCTGGTGGCTGAATGCCGGGCGATGCAAGGGGAACTGACGGGGCTTTTGCGAATCGGGACGAGCACGATCCCCGGTTCGTATCTGGTGCCGCCGCTGCTTCGCGAGTTTCGGAAACGCTATCCGCGGATGGAAGTCTGCCTGACGGTGCATGATTCGGAAGAAGTGACGGGGCTGTTGCGGGACGGACGATTGGACGTCGGCATCGTCGGCAAGGAGCCGGACGACGACCCGTTCGAGTCGCACGTGGTGGCACAGGATCGGATGCTGCTGGTCGGTCCGATCGACAGCGACGAAATGGACGGATTCGGCGATCTGAAAGGCAAGCCGTTTATTTTCCGGGAAGAAGGGTCGGGGACGTGGCACGCGGCGAAAGAAGGGCTGCGAAAATGGGGCGGATCGGTTGACAGACTGAATTGCGTGGCGCAGGTGGACAGTACGGAAGCGGTGATTTCGCTGGTGGAAGCGGGGCTCGGCTATTCGATCGTGTCGAGTCTGGCCGCCCAACCGGCCACCCGCCACGGCCGCATCAAAATCCTGGCGGAACTGCCGGTGGTGCGCTCGTTTTATCTGACCTACCTGTCGTCCAAACGGCAAAACCCAGCGATCGCGGCGCTGGTGAACCTGTCGGGGAGTTTACTTGGAGAGGCGGGCGAGGATTGAACGAGGAAACCGCCGCCTGGAAGAAGGCAAACCGGAGGAGGCACTGAACCGAGCGAAAAAAGGAGGTTGTCATGCAATACGAAAAAATTCCGCCCGTGCTGCTGCGCGATTTTCGCCGGGATATGGCGCGTGTCCCGTGGCCTGCGTTCCTTGCGTGGCCGCAGCGGGAGCGCGACCAGATCATCACGCTGATGGCGCA
The nucleotide sequence above comes from Effusibacillus pohliae DSM 22757. Encoded proteins:
- a CDS encoding selenium metabolism-associated LysR family transcriptional regulator — translated: MNLKRIRTFRMVVDHKNFSIVAELLGISQPAVSKQIKTLEEDLGVVLLHRDSVEPTEAGRIVYRKGKELLYAWDELVAECRAMQGELTGLLRIGTSTIPGSYLVPPLLREFRKRYPRMEVCLTVHDSEEVTGLLRDGRLDVGIVGKEPDDDPFESHVVAQDRMLLVGPIDSDEMDGFGDLKGKPFIFREEGSGTWHAAKEGLRKWGGSVDRLNCVAQVDSTEAVISLVEAGLGYSIVSSLAAQPATRHGRIKILAELPVVRSFYLTYLSSKRQNPAIAALVNLSGSLLGEAGED